TTTGAAGATCAGTCGCAGGGCGAGCGTGGCGACGACGATCGTGCCGATCACCGTCACGACACCCATCGCCGCGGCCTGGCCGATGTCGAAGCCGAGGAACGCGCGCTGGTAGATGTAGTACGACAGATTCGAACTGGAGACACCCGGACCACCGGAGGTCATCATGTACACCGCGTCGAAGGTGTTCACCAGGTAGATGGCCCCGAGCACCGCACCCAGTTCGATGAACCGGCGCAGATGCGGGAGTGTGAGTTCCCGGAAGAGCCGGAAGCTCGTGGCGCCGTCGACGCGTGCCGCTTCCTGGATGTCACGGGGCATCGACTGCAGGCCCGCGAGGATCAGCAGCATCATGAACGGCGTCCACTGCCAGACCAATTCGGCCATCACGCTCATCAGCGGGAACTCCGACAGCCAGTCGGTCTCGATACCGAACGGACTCAGCGCCCAGTTGACGAGTCCGTTGGTCGGCGAGAGCAAGCTCGTCTTCCACAGCAGCGCAGCCGCCACCGGGGTCACCAGGAACGGCGTGATGAGCAGTGTCCGAACCACGCCCCGGCCCAAAAACTTCCGGTCGAGCAGAAGGGCGAACATCAGACCGAGGAGCACCGAGATGAGCACCGTGCCGACGATCAGCAGGATCGTGTTGACCGTCACCCGCCAGAACTGACTGTCGCCGAAGACCGCGACATAGTTGTCGAGACCGACGAACGCACGCGAATCCGGACGTACCAGGTTCCATGACTGGGTGGAGTAGTACAGCGTGAACACGAACGGGATCTGCGTGACCACGATCAAGAAGATCAGGGCCGGCAGGAGCGGGCCGCGACGCCGCCAGCCCTCGGCGCGCGTGACGTGATCACGCGAGGACGTCAGCGGTGCCTTCGGGGTCGTGTCGGGTGGTGGAGTGGAGACTGCGGTGGCCATGATCACTGCTCCCTTTGGTAGGACTTGCCGACGACCTGGGCGTACTCCTGTGCCTGGGCGAGCGCGTCGTCGACACTGATCTGACCGGCGATGGCTGCCGAGATCTGTTGACTCACCCGGGTTCCGAGGTCTTGGAACTCCGGGATCGCGAGGAACTGGACGCCGGTGTAGGGCACCGGCTCGAGGGTCGGCTTCAACTGGTTCGCTGCGCGCATCGCGCTCAGTGTCTGCTCGGCGAACGGCGCGGCGAGTTCCTTGTAGGCCGGCAGTTCATACGTGGACAGGCGGCTGCCCGGTGGGACGTGACTGGGCCCCAGGGACTCCGAGACGTACTCGATGTAGCTCTTGCTGGTCATCCACCGGATGAACTTCCACGCCTCGTCCTGGTGCTCGCTGCTGGTGGGGATGCCGAGCGACCAGGTGTAGAGCCAGCCGTTGTCTCCCTTGGCCATACTGGGCGCCGGCAGGTAGCCGACGTCCCCGGCGATCGACGAGGTGTCCGGGCTCTCGAGCACCGACACCGCCGAGGTCGCGTCGTACCACATCGCGACCTGGCCCTGCGACAACAGGTTTCCGCACTCCTGGAAACCCGACGACGCGGCGCC
The genomic region above belongs to Gordonia hongkongensis and contains:
- a CDS encoding carbohydrate ABC transporter permease → MATAVSTPPPDTTPKAPLTSSRDHVTRAEGWRRRGPLLPALIFLIVVTQIPFVFTLYYSTQSWNLVRPDSRAFVGLDNYVAVFGDSQFWRVTVNTILLIVGTVLISVLLGLMFALLLDRKFLGRGVVRTLLITPFLVTPVAAALLWKTSLLSPTNGLVNWALSPFGIETDWLSEFPLMSVMAELVWQWTPFMMLLILAGLQSMPRDIQEAARVDGATSFRLFRELTLPHLRRFIELGAVLGAIYLVNTFDAVYMMTSGGPGVSSSNLSYYIYQRAFLGFDIGQAAAMGVVTVIGTIVVATLALRLIFKSFSGTEEPA